A window from Candidatus Zixiibacteriota bacterium encodes these proteins:
- a CDS encoding ATP-binding protein — MIKPVIKGNSIAIPSDQEFLPDVDIFIEGILRGFGADESIVADIAISVSELVNNAILHGNKSISDKAVTVTISKGNGEVAISVADQGGGFDPSGVENPIDDANLLKEVGRGIFIVKSLMDKVDIDASDIGTTIRITKEI; from the coding sequence ATGATAAAACCCGTTATTAAAGGCAACAGCATTGCCATCCCCTCCGACCAGGAATTTCTGCCGGACGTTGATATCTTCATCGAAGGTATCCTGCGCGGGTTCGGCGCCGACGAATCAATCGTAGCCGATATTGCTATCTCCGTTTCTGAGTTGGTAAACAACGCCATTCTTCACGGCAATAAATCGATTTCGGATAAAGCGGTGACCGTTACGATTTCGAAAGGGAACGGTGAAGTCGCCATCTCGGTGGCCGATCAGGGAGGCGGATTCGATCCGTCGGGTGTAGAAAACCCGATAGATGACGCCAATCTGTTGAAGGAAGTCGGGCGCGGCATATTCATTGTGAAGTCCCTGATGGACAAAGTAGATATCGATGCCTCCGATATAGGCACGACCATTCGGATCACCAAGGAAATATAG
- a CDS encoding peroxiredoxin family protein: MASLDFKKIGVAVLIFAAVITVAVIVGVEAGNFYNERAAKQSRSDFTEYKLAQMQTLGVGGKLQDHTFENLEGADVRLSDLVTDRAIVLFFDVACGSCLVELEQMQTALADSLRRRIILISHDDRVDLQEARTAYNIDAHILWDQDNFYAHNLEINNRPFNVMIDSTLTIKKIVVGVMEGSEFSDFMSD; the protein is encoded by the coding sequence ATGGCAAGCTTAGACTTTAAGAAGATCGGTGTAGCTGTACTTATCTTTGCGGCGGTGATTACAGTTGCCGTGATTGTCGGCGTCGAAGCCGGCAACTTTTATAACGAGCGGGCTGCCAAACAGAGCCGAAGTGATTTTACGGAGTATAAGCTGGCCCAAATGCAGACCCTTGGGGTCGGCGGTAAGCTCCAGGACCACACTTTCGAGAACCTTGAAGGTGCGGACGTACGATTGTCAGACCTGGTAACTGACCGCGCTATCGTCCTTTTTTTCGATGTCGCTTGTGGTAGTTGTCTTGTGGAATTGGAACAGATGCAGACGGCCCTGGCGGATTCTCTTCGACGCCGCATTATCCTGATCTCACATGATGATCGGGTCGATTTGCAAGAGGCGCGCACCGCCTACAACATTGATGCGCATATCTTGTGGGATCAGGACAACTTCTACGCACATAACCTGGAAATAAACAACAGACCGTTCAATGTCATGATTGATTCGACCCTTACGATCAAGAAGATTGTAGTCGGTGTGATGGAGGGCTCTGAGTTCAGCGACTTTATGAGTGATTAA
- a CDS encoding SpoIIE family protein phosphatase: MSAELLRTLCYFLTGGFLIFLAITITRDNFRSRLNRISGAMLFFAGLGPLFMAMGSILASSAPDPAVFENSLVFKLRHLWEFFFPLLLVFSWQFPFDRMERLGHRYLRLAIFLPPLAHLVIVLGFDQLSSALNLFDVASTDEGLSSLIVKPLSILFSWLKLILNVLRGYEQSIFSAVNLIFVGAAGYFLETGKRHVTNPRIFTQTKWVMAGMRVGLGLFAAVKLGELLAPRLFTEPVTSTLLVLALLSASALLIFATIRHQFLDVQMVFRQSFVNTITSALLVGVYIVVVVQSRSILAAMFGVEAEVISYGLIILLLLFFQPINNWIDDLIRSMFMRTRTDHRNVIERFSRQVISMFDPRKLRQIIEETFKTTLLVNRVYFVLYDDNITEYAVLPSDDYDQRIVVSRQDLMLRGINLLDAPTYYHSLSDYAVNSELATLLEERGVRMILPMKDADHLLGFVALTDKAAGYRYSSEDLNLLGVLSNQMVSALTNARLYVESLERTRLQEEINMARQIQLDLLPSEPPALGCSTICAHSTPSRTVGGDFYDFIRVDSDRIGMVIADASGKGMPAALMIAQTQAIIRSEVNNGTPIHTMLKNVNQQMADSTSSEKYVTLFYGELNTNTGHFLYANAGHNYPILARSDGSVELLNSGGTVIGALPDMEYESATVKLEADDMLVLFTDGLSEAMDESEVEYGEPRLRQLVSNHRSKDADSLMDMVLDDVRSHDPTYPPRDDTTMVALKMNGGISSHEQ, encoded by the coding sequence ATGAGTGCAGAGTTACTGAGAACACTGTGCTACTTTCTTACCGGTGGCTTTCTGATATTTCTGGCTATCACGATAACTCGTGACAACTTCAGGAGTCGACTGAACCGGATAAGCGGAGCCATGCTGTTTTTTGCAGGCTTGGGACCGTTGTTCATGGCTATGGGCTCCATCCTCGCTTCCTCGGCCCCCGATCCGGCGGTCTTTGAAAACTCGCTCGTGTTCAAGCTGCGCCACCTGTGGGAGTTCTTCTTTCCGCTCCTGCTGGTATTCTCGTGGCAGTTTCCTTTTGATCGTATGGAACGTCTTGGTCACCGCTATCTCAGGCTGGCGATTTTCCTGCCGCCGCTTGCGCATCTTGTGATCGTACTGGGTTTCGATCAACTCTCCTCTGCTCTTAATCTGTTCGATGTAGCATCCACCGACGAGGGATTGTCCAGTCTCATCGTGAAACCACTCTCGATACTGTTCTCGTGGCTGAAACTGATATTGAATGTGCTGCGCGGCTACGAACAATCGATTTTCAGCGCCGTAAATCTCATCTTTGTCGGTGCGGCCGGCTACTTTCTGGAAACCGGCAAGCGGCATGTCACCAATCCCAGGATTTTCACTCAGACCAAATGGGTCATGGCCGGCATGCGTGTCGGCCTGGGTCTTTTTGCGGCGGTCAAACTGGGCGAACTGTTGGCACCCCGGTTGTTCACCGAACCGGTGACCTCCACCCTGTTGGTGTTGGCCCTTCTCTCAGCCTCCGCACTGTTGATTTTCGCCACTATACGGCACCAGTTCCTGGACGTCCAGATGGTGTTTCGGCAGTCGTTCGTCAATACCATCACTTCGGCTTTGCTGGTCGGCGTCTACATTGTGGTGGTGGTACAGAGTCGCAGTATCCTGGCGGCCATGTTCGGTGTGGAGGCGGAAGTGATCAGCTATGGTTTGATAATTCTGCTTCTGTTGTTCTTTCAACCGATCAATAACTGGATCGACGATTTGATTCGTTCGATGTTCATGCGCACACGCACCGATCATCGCAACGTGATTGAACGTTTTTCACGTCAGGTTATCTCGATGTTCGACCCCAGAAAACTGCGACAGATTATTGAGGAGACATTCAAGACAACGCTTCTGGTTAACCGTGTATACTTCGTTCTCTACGACGATAACATCACCGAGTATGCGGTGCTTCCCAGCGATGACTATGACCAGCGCATTGTTGTCAGCCGACAGGACCTGATGTTAAGAGGCATCAACCTACTGGACGCACCTACATACTATCACAGTCTGTCCGATTACGCCGTCAATTCCGAACTGGCGACGCTCCTGGAAGAACGCGGTGTGCGGATGATCCTGCCGATGAAAGACGCCGATCATCTACTGGGATTCGTGGCCCTCACAGACAAGGCGGCCGGTTACCGGTATTCTTCGGAGGATCTCAATCTGTTGGGCGTACTTTCCAACCAGATGGTTTCGGCATTGACCAACGCCCGTCTCTATGTCGAGTCGCTTGAGCGCACGCGACTGCAGGAAGAGATCAACATGGCTCGTCAGATTCAGCTTGATCTATTGCCTTCGGAACCGCCCGCTTTGGGTTGCTCCACGATCTGCGCGCACTCGACGCCCTCACGCACGGTCGGAGGGGATTTCTACGACTTCATCAGAGTAGACTCGGACCGAATCGGCATGGTCATTGCCGACGCCTCCGGCAAGGGGATGCCGGCTGCCTTGATGATTGCGCAGACTCAGGCGATAATTCGCAGTGAGGTCAACAACGGTACGCCCATTCATACCATGCTGAAAAACGTCAACCAACAAATGGCCGATTCTACGTCGTCGGAAAAGTACGTGACTCTGTTTTATGGTGAGCTAAACACCAACACCGGTCATTTCCTGTACGCCAATGCCGGGCATAACTATCCCATCCTGGCTCGGTCCGACGGTTCGGTCGAATTGTTGAACTCCGGCGGCACGGTTATCGGCGCCCTGCCTGACATGGAATATGAATCGGCCACGGTGAAACTCGAAGCAGACGATATGCTGGTCCTGTTCACCGACGGTCTCTCCGAAGCCATGGATGAAAGCGAAGTTGAATATGGTGAGCCCCGTCTCAGACAACTGGTCTCGAATCATCGCAGCAAAGACGCCGACAGCCTTATGGACATGGTGCTCGACGATGTACGCTCTCACGACCCCACCTATCCCCCGCGTGATGACACTACTATGGTAGCTCTCAAAATGAACGGTGGAATCTCAAGCCATGAGCAATAA
- a CDS encoding NUDIX hydrolase — protein sequence MSNKHDQFDETALTALKNHHCGYHFCPKCSRPLVEQDVEHRLRMICSDAQCGFIFYQNPIPAAGVVVVQDNQVLLVKRAHPPRIGWWCIPAGFMEWDEHPRETAVRELAEETGLDIRLTSIFDVYHGNDDPRTNAVLVLYLGEVVGGELRAADDALDVRWFPLDDLPEKLAFVAHHQALRDYIDRFSNVK from the coding sequence ATGAGCAATAAGCACGACCAATTTGACGAAACCGCCCTGACCGCTTTGAAGAATCACCATTGTGGCTACCACTTTTGCCCCAAGTGCAGCCGCCCCCTGGTCGAGCAGGATGTCGAACATCGCCTGCGCATGATCTGTTCGGATGCCCAATGTGGCTTCATCTTCTACCAGAACCCTATCCCCGCCGCCGGGGTGGTGGTCGTGCAGGATAATCAGGTCCTGCTGGTCAAGCGGGCGCATCCGCCGCGCATAGGCTGGTGGTGCATCCCGGCCGGGTTCATGGAGTGGGACGAGCACCCCAGAGAAACAGCAGTGCGTGAGTTGGCCGAGGAAACAGGACTCGACATCCGGCTGACCTCTATCTTTGACGTTTACCACGGCAATGACGATCCACGAACCAACGCCGTGCTTGTACTTTATCTCGGTGAAGTTGTTGGCGGCGAGTTACGGGCGGCCGATGATGCCCTGGACGTTCGTTGGTTTCCACTTGACGACCTGCCTGAGAAACTCGCTTTTGTGGCTCACCACCAGGCTCTGCGAGACTACATCGATCGCTTCAGCAATGTAAAATGA
- a CDS encoding STAS domain-containing protein, producing MKLSDREQDGVMILEPRGKIMGGPDATLLHDKLYEFIQQGKTRVVIDLSRIEWMNSTGLGILIQGFTTLRNSDGQLKLAQVTEKIQSLLTITKLGAVFDAYDSVEDAIASFN from the coding sequence ATGAAACTATCCGATCGTGAGCAGGACGGAGTGATGATTTTAGAACCCAGAGGCAAGATCATGGGTGGACCGGATGCAACACTGCTTCACGACAAGTTGTACGAGTTCATCCAGCAAGGCAAGACTCGCGTGGTTATCGATCTCTCGCGTATCGAGTGGATGAATTCGACCGGTCTGGGAATCCTTATTCAAGGCTTCACAACACTGCGCAACAGTGACGGCCAGTTGAAACTTGCCCAAGTGACCGAAAAGATCCAGTCACTGTTGACAATAACAAAATTGGGCGCGGTGTTTGATGCTTATGACTCGGTCGAGGATGCCATTGCATCGTTCAACTAA